The genomic region ATGTTTTCCTATAATATGTAAAGCTTTTTCGTCCTTTCCATCAATATCCTGGTATACACAATCCTGCTCTACCACAAAAACTTCAGCTCTCAATTGTAAAATATGATATAATTCGCTTAAGCTAAGTTGGTTGAATTTTTTTATACTTATTTCCATTATTTATCTTTAAAAAAATATATCCCGATTTTTTATAAAACCGGGATATAGCAAAATAGTTTATTAATTACTGGCAGGGAATCTTATCAATCCTCTTTTGGTGTCTTCCCCCTTCAAATTCAGTATTTAAAAAGATCTTTACCATATCTACCGCCTGTTGTGTCGACACAAAACGTGCGGGAATACTTAAAATATTAGCATCATTATGCGCTCTTGATAATTTAGTGATTTCACCGGTCCAACATAATGCACAGCGTATTTTCTGGTGCTTATTAGCGGTCATACTGGCACCGTTACCGCTACCGCAAATAATAATTCCAAAATCTGCTTTTCCGCTTTCAACATCTTCTGCAACGGGATGTACAAAATCGGCATAATCTACACTATCATCTGTATTCGTACCATAATTTTTTACTTCTATACCGGCTTCGTTTTCTAAATATAGCTGAATAAGATTCTTATACTGCGTCCCGGCGTGGTCATTACCAATGGAGATTTTCATAATACTGGTTTTATTAACTACATACAAAGGTATAAAAAGTGCTTATTAACCTACGAATATTGCATTGTTAATTACTTTTAAAACATCCTTTATTATCAGCGTTTTACAATTGACAACAACATGTGGATAACCTTTGATGAGAAAATAAAAACCTAATTTGTTTTATTGATTAAAAATTACAATACCAGCTATAGAAGCATATATCCAAATTATAAGTGGGTTATTTCTCTTCAAGTTTTCAGCAATCAATAACAGGTTATAAACAACCGATGAAATTTAAAGTTTCAAGATTTTATATGTTAATTGAAAATTTTAAAATTGTTAAGTAAAGCTTAAAAGTATAAGAAGATCAATAACTTAAGATTTTAATCACCTGTTGATAAGTTGTTATCAAATAATCACAAGTCAAATTCCAAATTATTCATCAGAATTTTATTGCACAAATTAACACGCAATCATATACCATCATTTAAGTTTAAAAAAAAAGAAAAGAAAAATAATAGATATATATAATGTGAATAACTATTAAAGATTAAACGATACGAAGATGATTGTTACGTCTAAAAGTTTGGTCTAAAATTTTTTTTGCTTTAGTTAGATGTGATTTATGAATATAAAGTTTAATCCCACCCAATGCAAATGAAGATAAAGGAATTAGATCGATAAGTGTTTCATTTTTAATGTAATAGATAATATTTTCATTATCTAAAAGATGTCTAACCACATGACATTCGTAGGTATATGTAAAACTTTGTAGGTAAATATAATCTTTCATGAACCTGATTGATAGGTACTTAAAGATACATTTTATTTATTAATTGTAATAGGTAATTTTATGCTGGCCGGAAGTTTGTGTAGGATGTAGCTGGGATCTATGATTTAATGACTTGTTGATATAAGTAAAAAATCCAATAACCCCAAGTAGAAAAATGAGGAAAAATAACAGAAAAAATCTTCTTGATTTGGAGGCTAACAACTTCATTGGTTTAAAACTAGCTAAAATTCTCTCTGAAAATTAGATTACAAATTTAAGAAATTATTAAGATAACTATAACATTTTTAACGTTATAAAATAAAGTTTATTTTATCCCAGAACCGTTAAATTTTGACGGTTTTAGTAAATTTTATCGAAATCACTTAACAAAACTTTACATTCATTTTCATCTAAAATCAGTTATATACACTAATTTTACCGGTATATGAGAATGAAACGAAAGAAAAAAAACAATAAATCCAGTGCAAAACTGGGAAATCTTGATAAAAAGATTACAGATATCCTGCGAAAGGATGCAGGTAAAGCTTATAATTACAAACAAATTGCATCGAAGTTAGGTGTAGACGATCCGAGCAGTCGAAACCAAATTACCAAAAAATTAGCTCAATTAGCTGCAAAAAAAGAAATTAACCAGGTTGATCGTGGTAAATTTATGATAGAAAAAGGAGCTAATTACTACACAGGCGTGCTCGACATGTCGAGCAAAGGATACGGATTTGTAATTGTAGACGAATTTGAGGATGATATTATGATTCCTCAACAAAACTTAAATTCCGCTTTTCATGGGGATGAAGTTGAAATTTATGTTTATAAACATCGACGTAGAAAAAAATCTGAAGGAGAAATTACCAGGATCATCAAACGTAAACGAACCAGTTTTGTAGGGGTGTTGCAACTGAAGAAGGACTTTGGTTTTGTAGTAGTCGATGATCCTAAAATGTATACCGACTTTTTTGTTCAGAAAAATAAGTTGGGAGAAGCGCAGGATGGGGATAAGGTTTTGGTAGAATTTGATGACTGGCCAAAAAAAGCCGATTCTCCTTTTGGAGTGATTACCAGAGTGCTGGGTACTCCAGGACATCATAATACAGAAATACATTCGATTTTAGCGCAATACGGCTTACCGGCAGATTTTCCTGAAGAGGTGGAAGAATTTGCTAATAAAATCGATACTTCAATTTCAGATCAGGAGATTAAAAAGCGTCGTGATATGCGCGATGTGCTCACTTTTACCATAGATCCAAAAGATGCCAAGGACTTTGATGATGCTTTAAGCTTTAGAAAACTTGACAACGGAAATATAGAACTGGGAGTTCATATCGCCGATGTTTCACACTATCTGCAACCTGATACTATTTTAGATCAAGAAGCCTACGATCGTGCGACTTCGGTTTATTTGGTAGATAGGGTAGTACCGATGCTTCCTGAAATTTTATCAAACGGCGCCTGTTCCCTACGACCAAATGAAGAAAAATATACGTTTTCTGCGGTATTTGAATTAGATAAAAATGCTAAAGTAAAAGATCAATGGTTTGGTAGAACGGTGACTTATTCTGATGCCAGATTTGCTTATGAGGAAGCACAGCATATTATCGAAACCATGGAAAATAAAATTCCGGAAGATATTTCTATTCGTGAAGAAGGTTCCTATACGGTGGATAATGCTATTGTAGAAGCTGTTTTAGAATTAGATCGTTTGGCAAAGAAAATGCGATCGGTAAGAATGCGTGAGGGTGCAATTTCCTTTGATAAGGTAGAAGTGAAATTTCATTTAGATGAAGAAAATGAACCTATAGGGGTATTCTTTAAAACTTCTAAAGATGCTAACAAACTTATTGAAGAGTTTATGCTCTTGGCCAATAAAAAAGTAGCGGAATTTATAGGAAAGCAAAAACCTAAGAAAACTTTTGTTTATCGATGCCACGACGAGCCCAATGAAGAGAAATTAGCGTCTTTACAAACCGTTGTAGGTCGCTTTGGTCATTCGCTTAATCTAAGTGACAGAAAAAGCGTTACGAGCTCTCTAAATAGCCTTTTAAAGAATGTACAGGGTAAAAAAGAACAAAATCTTGTAGATACGCTGGCAATTCGTACCATGAGTAAAGCTTATTACGGAACAGAAAATATAGGGCATTATGGTTTAGCTTTTGAGTATTATACTCATTTTACTTCACCAATTAGGCGTTATCCGGATGTGATGGTACATCGTTTGTTACAACAGTATCTGGATGGTGCAGCATCAGCCAGTGAAGATGTTTACGATGAAAAATGCCATCACAGTAGTGAGATGGAAAATCTTGCGGCGAATGCCGAGCGGGATTCCATAAAATACATGCAGGTGAAGTTTATGCAGGATCATCAAGATGAAGAGTTTCTTGGGGTAATTTCTGGAGTGACCGATTGGGGAATTTTTGTGGAGATCGAACAAAATAAATGTGAAGGAATGATTCGTTTAAGAGACTTATCAGACGATCATTACGAATTTAATGAAGAGCATTATGCTGTGATTGGCCGAAAAACCAAAAAGGTATATCAGCTTGGGGACGAGGTGTATGTAAAAGTTAAAAATGCCGACCTGGTGAAACGTCACCTGGATTTTACCATGTTGGGATTAAAAGAAGATTTTAAAGGATAGTTTTTAATAATTGTAAAAATGAAAAATTTATTAATTATTGCTTTTATGGCTTTTGGATTCGCTGTAAATGCGCAGGAAACAAAACATGATCTTGCCGATTTTCAGAAGATTTTCGTGTATGATGGTTTGCCGGTAAAACTGGTACGATCTGATGAAAATAAAGCGGTAGTAACCGGAGAGAGTAGGGAAGATGTTGAATTTGATATCGAAAATGCGACCTTAAAAATTAAATTAGGGATTGATAACATTTTTGATGATGACGATGATACTCAGGTGTTGCTTTATTATAAAAGTATCGACGAAGTTAGAGCAAAGCAAAATGCTTCAGTGATGATAGCTGACAAAATTAATGCTGAATTTTTCACGTTGGAAGCTCAGGAAGGGGCTGATATTACTGGAGAATTTGAGGTGGATAATTTAATTGCTCTTATAAGAAGTGGAGGAGAAATAACACCCTCAGGAAACGTAAAACATCAGGAAGTGAATATTAATACCGGAGGAAAGTATTATGCTAAAAATCTTCAATCTGATTATTTAAACGTAGATATTAAGGCAGGCGGTGTAGCCGATGTTACTGTTTCTGGAAAAGTAACCGCTAAGGTTAGGGCGGGAGGTACCGTAAACGTTTATGGTGATCCCGAAGAGATCGATAAAAGCACTTTATTTGGTGGTAAAGTCGTGAGAAAAAACTAATCTTTTATTTTTGCACTCTAAATAAAGCTTATGCTACATGATATTTTAGCAGCCATGCCATTAGGCTTATTTCTGGCTTTTATGTTAGGACCGGTATTTTTCGTATTACTGGAAACCGCAGCCATAAAAGGATTTAGGGCAGCTATATCTTTTGATTTAGGTGTAATAATAGCAGATACCGTTTTTTTATTTATTGCTTATCTAAGTACAACTAAATTACTGGAAAGAATAAAAGACGATCCTGCATTGTTCATTTTTGGAGGTGTAATTCTTACCACTTATGGTATCATGACTTTTATCCAAACCAAAAAAGCATTGCCACAGGAAGAAGAAAGTCCGGATATTCGTAAACTCGGCAAAAGTGACTATCTGGGATTGGCATTAAAAGGTTTTTTACTTAATTTTATTAATGTTGGTGTACTTGGTTTCTGGTTGGGATTAATCATTGTTTTTGGTCCGCGATTAGAAATGGATGGTAATAGAATCCTTGTGTTTTTTAGTACTGTTTTAATCACTTACCTAATTGTTGATATCTTTAAGATTTTACTCGCCAAAAAATTAAACCGTAAACTCACTCCGGGTAGAATTTACATCATGAAAAAAGGTATTAGTGTGATGTTAGTGGTCTTTGGTATTGTATTGATATCACAGGGTGCATTTCCAGGTGAAGTAAACGAAATAAGGGAACAAATCGACAATATTACTCCGGGAGAAGGCATAGGCTTTTTCGAATAAAATGAAATAATTAGTCCTACTGAAAATCTAATTTTTATCCCTGATCCAGGTTCTAAACAAAGAATTATTTTTTAACAAATGCCTCATGATCTTGCACTGAGTTAATTTACTGAAAATAATAGCTATAAAAAAAGGCTTTCCATCAATATGGAAAGCCTTTTGTTTGTAGAGGCATCGAGCGGATTCGAACCGCTGTACATGGTTTTGCAGACCACTGCCTAGCCACTCGGCCACGATGCCCTTTTATTAGGGAACGCAAATGTAATAAAAATTTTAAGTTCTAAAACTAAAAATCTATCTGGATTTACTTCTGGTTACGCTAACCATTGCCACATTGCCTCCTATTGGAGGATTAATTTTTGATACTGAAACGGTTACCTTTTGTACCAATATAATTTCTTTTAGTACCCGATTGTTAATTCGTTCTGCAACACTTTCTAAAAGTTTAGAACGTAAAGCCATTTCTTCTTTCACAATGTTATTTAAATGAACGTAATCGATGGTATCTGCTAATTCATCAGATTTTCCCGAATTAGAGAGATCGCCCTTTACTTTAAGATCAACACTATAATCACTTCCTATCTTTCCTTCTTCCTCCAAACAACCGTGATAAGCGAATACCTTGATATTTTTTAATTTTATACTTCCCAAAATTATTTTTTTGTAAAAATAAGGTTTAAAATTTTTTCTTGGGTGTTTCGCCGGTAACAACTTTTAAGCTATCAATATATTTTCCTTCGATGCCCATAATAAAGCAAGTATATAACTTTTGAGATTGAATAGCGAGTTGTTCTTGTGCTACGTTTACTTTACTTCCTTTTAATTTCCAGTTCACTTTTTGCTGAAGTGGCAAAAGCGCTTTTGTCTTGGAAACTTTGGGATAGGTAAGTGAAGACAGTGACACTGTTTTTTTATCTGAAGTGGCTACTGCCGAAATCTCTTCTACACCGGCAGCTAAATGAACCCATCTTATTTTTGCTTCG from Zunongwangia profunda SM-A87 harbors:
- the folB gene encoding dihydroneopterin aldolase — its product is MGSIKLKNIKVFAYHGCLEEEGKIGSDYSVDLKVKGDLSNSGKSDELADTIDYVHLNNIVKEEMALRSKLLESVAERINNRVLKEIILVQKVTVSVSKINPPIGGNVAMVSVTRSKSR
- a CDS encoding LysE family translocator; amino-acid sequence: MLHDILAAMPLGLFLAFMLGPVFFVLLETAAIKGFRAAISFDLGVIIADTVFLFIAYLSTTKLLERIKDDPALFIFGGVILTTYGIMTFIQTKKALPQEEESPDIRKLGKSDYLGLALKGFLLNFINVGVLGFWLGLIIVFGPRLEMDGNRILVFFSTVLITYLIVDIFKILLAKKLNRKLTPGRIYIMKKGISVMLVVFGIVLISQGAFPGEVNEIREQIDNITPGEGIGFFE
- the rnr gene encoding ribonuclease R, yielding MKRKKKNNKSSAKLGNLDKKITDILRKDAGKAYNYKQIASKLGVDDPSSRNQITKKLAQLAAKKEINQVDRGKFMIEKGANYYTGVLDMSSKGYGFVIVDEFEDDIMIPQQNLNSAFHGDEVEIYVYKHRRRKKSEGEITRIIKRKRTSFVGVLQLKKDFGFVVVDDPKMYTDFFVQKNKLGEAQDGDKVLVEFDDWPKKADSPFGVITRVLGTPGHHNTEIHSILAQYGLPADFPEEVEEFANKIDTSISDQEIKKRRDMRDVLTFTIDPKDAKDFDDALSFRKLDNGNIELGVHIADVSHYLQPDTILDQEAYDRATSVYLVDRVVPMLPEILSNGACSLRPNEEKYTFSAVFELDKNAKVKDQWFGRTVTYSDARFAYEEAQHIIETMENKIPEDISIREEGSYTVDNAIVEAVLELDRLAKKMRSVRMREGAISFDKVEVKFHLDEENEPIGVFFKTSKDANKLIEEFMLLANKKVAEFIGKQKPKKTFVYRCHDEPNEEKLASLQTVVGRFGHSLNLSDRKSVTSSLNSLLKNVQGKKEQNLVDTLAIRTMSKAYYGTENIGHYGLAFEYYTHFTSPIRRYPDVMVHRLLQQYLDGAASASEDVYDEKCHHSSEMENLAANAERDSIKYMQVKFMQDHQDEEFLGVISGVTDWGIFVEIEQNKCEGMIRLRDLSDDHYEFNEEHYAVIGRKTKKVYQLGDEVYVKVKNADLVKRHLDFTMLGLKEDFKG
- the rpiB gene encoding ribose 5-phosphate isomerase B, translating into MKISIGNDHAGTQYKNLIQLYLENEAGIEVKNYGTNTDDSVDYADFVHPVAEDVESGKADFGIIICGSGNGASMTANKHQKIRCALCWTGEITKLSRAHNDANILSIPARFVSTQQAVDMVKIFLNTEFEGGRHQKRIDKIPCQ
- a CDS encoding head GIN domain-containing protein translates to MKNLLIIAFMAFGFAVNAQETKHDLADFQKIFVYDGLPVKLVRSDENKAVVTGESREDVEFDIENATLKIKLGIDNIFDDDDDTQVLLYYKSIDEVRAKQNASVMIADKINAEFFTLEAQEGADITGEFEVDNLIALIRSGGEITPSGNVKHQEVNINTGGKYYAKNLQSDYLNVDIKAGGVADVTVSGKVTAKVRAGGTVNVYGDPEEIDKSTLFGGKVVRKN